The following proteins are encoded in a genomic region of Magnolia sinica isolate HGM2019 chromosome 1, MsV1, whole genome shotgun sequence:
- the LOC131245397 gene encoding FACT complex subunit SPT16-like has translation MTSIAVPLQEIGYSIQILTWKVSFLYHHVGFGSYVVQVYSLKDGPAHAVWRNIGLFATILAISNKSEIAIDWLNYDGVLVNSLKARDVMLCVIICAIGSRYNSYCSNIARTFLIDANAMQSKAYAVLLKAHEAAIGALKAGNKVSVVYQAAVSVVERDAPEFASHLTKSAGTGIGLEFYTIIFNEKAAEVVTSISSKLVKDVAYSFNEEEEEEERPKVKAESNGAEAFLSKVTHTFREFTNPSLPSDQTSRSSLANKLKKSVEDEIHFLKRRVSELESDLVSKSTEVISAVSRKEEALSSVFAEIDRLKEENSVKT, from the exons ATTCTAACTTGGAAGGTGTCTTTTCTTTATCATCATGTGGGTTTTGGTTCCTATGTTGTGCAGGTTTATTCACTCAAAGATGGTCCAGCTCATGCTGTTTGGAGAAACATAGGATTGTTTGCCACTATTCTAGCAATCAGTAATAAATCAGAGATCGCTATAGATTGGTTAAA CTATGATGGTGTCCTTGTGAATTCTCTCAAGGCTAGGGATGTCATGTTGTG TGTGATCATATGCGCAATCGGATCGCGCTACAATAGCTATTGCTCAAACATTGCCAGAACATTTCTCattgatgcaaatgcaatgcagaGTAAGGCTTATGCGGTTCTCCTCAAGGCCCATGAGGCAGCGATAGGTGCATTGAAGGCTGGGAATAAGGTCAGTGTTGTTTACCAAGCAGCAGTCTCGGTGGTAGAGAGGGATGCTCCTGAATTTGCCTCTCATCTTACAAAGTCAGCAGGAACGGGAATTGGTCTCGAGTTCT ACACCATTATTTTCAATGAAAAAGCTGCAGAAGTTGTGACTTCAATCAGCTCCAAGTTAGTTAAGGATGTTGCATACTCATTTaatgaggaagaggaggaagaagagcgTCCAAAGGTCAAAGCTGAATCCAATGGAGCTGAGGCATTCTTGTCGAAAGTGACTCATACATTTAG GGAGTTCACAAATCCATCGTTGCCATCTGATCAGACAAGCAGATCCTCTCTG gctaacaagctaaagaagtcagtggaggatgaaattcattttctcaagcgaagggtttcagaacttgaaagtgatcttgtgtcgaagtccacagaagttatATCTGCcgtttcaaggaaagaagaagctctatcttctgtatttgctgaaattgaccgtctgaaggaagaaaattctgtaaaaacatGA